The nucleotide window CCTCCCAGACCGGAAGCTCGAACCAGACTGTCGTACCGAGCCCGGGCCTGCTCTCCAGCCACAGCCGTCCGCCTAGCGCCGTGACGATCCCATAGCAGGTGGAGAGCCCGAGTCCGGTGCCTCTCCCTGGCGGTTTCGTGGTGAAGAAGGGCTCCAGCGCCCTGCCTGCCACAGCCTCGCTCATTCCGGGGCCATCGTCGCGAACCCCCACCCGCAGGACGGCACCTGCGGCACCAGCCGTGGCCTGGGCTGCCGGCACGGCCACCGCCGTGATTGAGACCTGCGAGCCTCCGCCCTCCTCGATGGCGTCGAGGGCGTTGGAGACCAGGTTCAGGAAGACCTGCTGCAGCTGGTCCCGGCTCGCCCGCACAGCCGGGAGCCCGTCTCGCGCCTCCACCGACAGCGCAACCCCCGCCTTGCGGGCGCGGGGGGCCACCAGGGCGGCGGTGGCCCGGGCTACCCCGATGACGTCCACCGGTTCCGGCTCGGCCGGCCCGCGCCGGGCGAAGTCCAGCAGGTTCGCCGTGATTCCCTTGCAGCGCTGCACCTGCACCTGAAGTTGGGTCAGGTAAGCGGAAAGCTCGCCGTCCCGTTCCAGGGCCGCCGCGCCCTCGTCCCGCAGTCGGTCGGCCAGATCCTCTGCGTAGGCTGAGATGATCGCCAGCGGGTTGTTGATCTCGTGGGCGACGCCGGCGGCGAGTTGACCCACGGCGGCCAGCTTCTCCGACTGCAGCACCATCTGCTCCATCGCCCGGCGCTCGGTGACGTCTTCCACGACTTCCAGCCGCGCCGGGTCGTCGGGCCCCGCCCCGGCGATGCGGTACGTGCGGTAACGGAAGACCCGGTCGTGCCCGCCAACCCGAACCCGGTACTCTCCGTCGGGGGCGCAGCCGGCGTCCCCATCGCAGTTGCGGCCGAGCACGCCCCGGCAGGGGCCGCCCACCACGGCAGCCGGGAACCACTCCAGCAGGTGTCGGTTGGCCCACAGGATCCGTCCCCGGGCGTCGATCAGGGCAAGGCCCGCGCCCATGGCCGATACGGCGGTGTCCAGCCGGTCGCGCTCCGCCCGCAGGTTGGCATCCTGGATCCGCAGCTTCTCAGTCATCTGGTTGAACGCATCGACCAGCCGCCCAATCTCGTCCCGGCCGCCCGGGGGGATGCGCACCGTCAGATCGCCGGCTCCCACCCGAACGGCGCCGGCCTCCAGCCGTTCCAGCGGTACGGTGAGCTGCAGGCCGAAGACGATGGACAGGCCCACCACCACCGACACCAGAAGCAGGGCGCCGCCGGCGAACTCCCATGCAAGCCGGCGCACCGGCGCCATCGCCTGGTCCACCGTGGTCTCGGCGAGTACCCGCCAGTCGAGGCCAGGCACCTCAACCAGATAGCCGAAAGCCTCGTCTCCGGTCAGCGAGCGATACGGCGTGTCGACGGGAACCTGCCTGTCCCAGCGGAAACCGGCCAGCACCAGGCTGTAGTCAGAGTCGCCGATGAGGCGCCCGTCGCCGTCCAGGACGTGCGTCGTCACCCTACCGTCTGCCTGGACCGCGGCCAGGTTGTCCACCAGCCCCCGCAGCGTCGGGCGGGCCACGAGCGCGCCGGCGCGGGCCGGCAGCGGCACGCCGACGGTAAAGAGCGGCCGCCCCTGCAGATCGAACGTCACAGGACCCACGGTGGCCTCCCCGCGCCGCAGGGCCGCCCAGTAGGGTTCGTGCCCGTGCGCAGCCGGCGGCTGCCCGGCCACCACCTCGCGCCGGGAGGCGCGAGCCACCTCCACGCCGTCGGCGCCTACCAGGGAGACCTCCTCTAGATAGGGCGTGTCCCGCAGCAGGGTGTACAGCACTCTCTCCTGCTCGGCTGCAGGGGCTTCCAGCAGCCGGCCGCCCTCGAGCCGGGCCAGCAGTTCCAGGCGGGCCGTGACGCTGCCCACGAAACGGGCCAGTTCCTCGGCCACGGTGTGGGCAGCGGCCTGGTTCTGCGCCTGCACGATCTCCACCTGCGACGCGCGTGCGGCGGCCAGGCCGTACCAGCCGTAGAGCGCAACAGGCAGAACAGACATGGCGATGCCGAAGGCCAGCACCTTCAGCCGGAGGTGGCCGAACCAAGGCCTCACGGCCCCACCTCCCCCGCCCCGCCGCGCAGGCGGGCGAAGGCCATGCCCTCGGGACGCAGGTCCAACCCGAGCCGGTGCGCCACGTCAAGGTCCACCACGAGCTCCGGGTTGTCGATCGCCTCGATGGGCAGCGTCGCGGGGTCGGCACCGTTCAGCACCTTGACCACGAACCGTGCCGCCTGACGTCCCTGAGCCCGGTTGGAGATGCCGTAGGCTGCCATCATCCCGGCGCCTTCCCCCAGGTCGAGGGCGCCCATCGTCGGCAGGCCGAGCCGCTCGAGTTCGGCGGCGATCACCCCGGCCCCCGATTCCAGCACGAAGGCGGGGAGCAGGAGCGCGGCGTCGTACTCGCCGGGTTCGACCTGACCCAGCCCCTCCCGGGCCTGGGTCAGCGTGCGGGCCTCGAGGACGCCGAGGGCGATTCCCAGGCGGTCAGCGGCCTCCTCCGCCACCTCGAGGGCGTGGATGCCCGGCACCACCTGGGGGTCGTACACCACGAGGACCCGCCTGACCTCGGGCAGCAGCTTGGTCAGCAACTCCAGCCGCTTGCCGGTCAACTCGGCGTGCTGGTTGTCCAGCCCGGTCAGCAGGCCGCCGGGGCGGGAGTAGGACTCGATCCAGCCCCAGCGGACCGGCGAGGCCACCCCTGCCATCACCACCGGGATGCCCGGGTTGTCGCTCCGGTGCAGCGTGTCCGCCTCGATGCCACCGCCGGCCACCAGCACATCGGGGCGGGAGGCGATGGCGTCGTGCGCCAGCGCGGGCAGGCGAGACCGGTCTCCCCCAGCCGAGTAAACCGTGATGTTCACCCGGTCGGGTGGGAGGCCCATCTCAGCCAACCCCTCACGCAGTCCGTCCACCTTCTCCATGCGGACGTCGTCCGCCAGCAGGACGGCAATTGCGGCGCGCCGGACGCCCTGGCGACCGCAGCCCGAGAAGAGTCCGGCGGCCACCACCACCTGCGCGACGATCAGCGCAGCGGCCAGAGCAGCGGTCCAGGACCTCCCGTTACGCCAGGAACGCATCGCCGTCACCCCCCCTTGCACTTCAGTCTACCGCCTTCTCGGGCAAGATCCCATGGCACGTTGGCACTGCCCGGCCTCCGGTCCCCCGCGGATTTTCGCGGCGGATGAAGGGTTGGAACGCCCGCCGGCGTCAATCTTGGAGAAAGGGTCAACCAAGCTTCGAACCAGAGGGGGAGGGCCTCGATGGAGCGCGAAGAGAGAGCCGATCAGCGCCAACAGAACGACTTCGGACAGTCTCCCGCCAACGGATCCGGCCGCGACGTCCCGCAGGGGCGCGACGCTAGCGATGACCGCAGCCGCGACCAGGCCGGCCGCCCCGGCCGCGACGACGCATGGCTGAGCGAGCTGGAGGAGGATATCCTGTCCGCGCACGAGCCATCGACGCCGGAGTCGCCGGTCCCGCCGGTGCAGGCCTACCGCCCGCCGCGGACCACCCCCTTCCGCACCGCGGCAGCGGGTCCTGAGCCCGGGCAGGCGCCCAACGGCCCGGAGCGCGATGCGGAGACCGACGACAAGGACAGGGAGTCGGAGCGGCGCCCCCCGCAGCCGCCCCGGGCCCACGGCCCGCAACGTCCCCCGACATACAACCCGCCGCCCCGGTCGCCGAAGGGCCCCTCCATCATCGGCCCCTTCGTCCTGATCCTGCTGGGACTCTTCTTCCTGGGCCAGAGCCTCGGCCTGATCAGCTGGTCGGTCTGGGATGCGCTGTCGCGGCTGTGGCCGGTCCTCCTGATCGTGGCCGGCCTCGACATGCTCCTCGGCCGGCGAGGACCCTGGGGGCGCGCCGTCGCGGTGCTGCTCGCCCTGGCCCTGGTGGGTGGGATCCTCTTCCGCAGCTGGCCGCAGGTTGACACCCCGCCCCCCATCGCCCGACCGGCACCGGTCGATGAGGCGCTCGTCATCAGCCGCCCGCTGGGGAGCGCCACGTCAGCACAGATCGCGGTGGAGTCGTCTGTCTCGCGGCTCAGGATCAAGGCGAGCGAGTTGGGCGACGAGCTGGTGCACGGTTCCGTGATCCCCCTCTCCAACGAACGGATTGATGAGCAGTACGAAGTGGTGGACGGAACCGCCTACTACCGGCTGCGGTCGACGGTGAGCATCCCGGTCGATGCGCGGCGCGGGCAGGGCACCTGGGACCTGTTCCTCAGCCCGGCCGTCCCCATCAGCCTGCAGCTTGACACGGGCGTGGCCGAGAGCGACATCGACCTCTCCGGCCTGCGGGTGACGGACCTGGACGTGAGCACAGGCGTGGGCGACGTGCGGCTGACGCTGCCCGCACAGGGTGCCGTGACGGGAAGGATTGACGCCGGGGTCGGCCAGATCTTCCTGCGGGTACCCAAGGGCCGGCCGGCCCGCATCAAGGTGGAGACCGGTCTGGGCGGTACCGATGTCGGCGGCGGCTTCCGCCGCGAGGATGGCTACTTCATCACGGAGGACTTCCGCGCGGGTCAGGAGGCCATCGACCTCGTGGTCACCGGAGGCATCGGCCACGTGGTTCTCCAGATCGTGGACTAGCGGCACCGGCGGTCGTGGCCGGTCGAGATCGAGGACGCTGGGCGCCCGACACGCGCCGGCCCCCGCTCCCACGGATGGGGAGCGGGGGCCGCTTCGCTTTACTCGGCCTGCACCCTGTGCGCCTCGATGGCCGCCAGCGCCTCCTCTGCGCTGCCCCACCCCTGAATCTCCACCGGCTTTCCCTCCAGCTCCTTATAGGCGTGGAAGAAGTACTCGATCTCCTTCAGCCGGTGCGGGGCGATGTCGCTCAGCGATTCGTACTGCGCCAGCCGCGGATCGTTCACCGGCACGGCGATGATCTTGATGTCCTCGCCCTTCTCGTCGCGCGTCTTCAGGCACCCGATCACCTTGCCCTGCAGAACGCATCCGGGGAAGGTCGGGATCGTGACGATCACCAGCGCGTCCAGCGGCCGGCCGTCCTCGGCGTGGGTGTTCATGACGATCCCGTAGTCCGACGGGTAGTGGATCGAGGAGTGGAGCACCCTGTCCAGGCGGATCCGACGCCGCACCGGATCCCAGGTGTACTTGTTCTGACTGCCGCGCGGGATCTCCACCAGGATGTCGACGACGTTGTGCACTGCGAGCCCTCCTGCCACGCATGTCGCGTCCGCTCCTCAGGATTCGCCGGATACCCGCAGACATCCTCTCCATCCCGCAGCCCGCTCAGCGCCGTCCCCCCGGGATCACCCGCAGGCGGGGCCGGGGCCGCAGGCGGGCGCGGTACGCCATGTAGCCTGCCCCAGCGCCGATCAGCCCTCCCGCCGCGTGCAGGGCAACCAGCAGGAAGATCAGGTTCAGCGGCCGGGAGAAGTAGCGGATGGCGACCAGCGCGTCGAACAGGCCGCCGTCGATCGCGAGGATGGTCAGAAGGAACACCTCAAACACCGGCATTCCCAGGGCGAGCCCCACCGCGGCGCCCGTCGCCACCGATCGTCTGCACTCCATGCGCACGCCCCCCACTTGCGCCTGCGCACTGCACACCAGACCGCACCATTCCCCGCAACAACCGCAGCTCGCCAACCGCCAGCTCACGAAGCGTAGGGAAACCGCAGCAGACCGTACACCAGCACCCCTGTCGCCGAGACGTAGACCCAGATCGGCCAGGTCACCCGGCCCAAGCGCCGGTGCCGCGGGAAGAGGCCCCGGAGGCCCTGGTAGAGCGTGACCAGCACCAGCGGCACCTGGACGATCGCCAGCGTCAGGTGGCTGAACAGAACGGCCAGGTAGACCGGCCGCAGGGCAGCGGGTCCGTTGAAGCTCGTGAGTCCCCCCAGCGCCACCCTGGTGAGATAGAGTACGAAAAAGAGCGCCGCCAGGCCAGTGGCCGTCAGCATCGCCCGCCGGTGCCGGTCCTGCTCGCCCCGCCGGATCGCACGGATCCCCAGCAGGATGAGCACCCCGCTCACCGAGATCAGGATGGCGTTGACCGTGGGGAGCACGGCAAGAAGCGCCTCCACTACCCCTTCCCCCTTCGGCCATCGTCGCGGGACAGACCCGCCCCGCTGTGCTCCGTCCCCGAGACCATGGACGGGGCGGCCCCTGCGCGCCCCGAAGTCACGCCGGGGTGACGTCCAGCATCATCGCCAGGAAGATCACCGCCAGGTAGAGCAGCGACCAGCCGTAGGTCCGGTGCGCCCAGTCCATGCGGGGAAGCCGCTCCCGCAGGAGCCCGATGGACGCCAGGACCATCGCGCAGCCGAGCCCCACGGCAGTCGCCAGGTAGACCGGTCCCACGGCGCCCGTGAAGTAGAGCAGCGCGCCGGACGGGATCAGCAGCAGCGAGTAGAGCAGGATCTGCCACTTGGTGACCCGCTCCCCCCGGACCACGGGCAGCATGGGCACGCCCGCCCGGGCGTAGTCCTCGCCGCGGAAGAGCGCCAGCGCCCAGAAGTGGGGCGGCGTCCAGATGAAGACCACGAGGAACATGATCACGGCAGCCCAGTCCACCGTGCCCGTCACCGCTGCCCAGCCCACCAGCGGCGGTGCGGCACCGGCCGCGCCCCCGATGACGATGTTGTGCACGGTGGAGCGCTTCAGCCACATCGTGTAGACCAGCACGTAGAACAGCAGGCCCGCTGTGGCCAGCAGGGCGGTGAGCAGGTTCACGGTCAGCAGGACCAGGAAGCTGAGGATGCCCATCACCACGCCGAACCGCAGGGCCTGTTCAGGCGTCAGGCGCCCGGCCGGCAGCGGCCTCCGCTGGGTGCGCTTCATGACCGCATCGATGTCCCGGTCGTACCACATGTTGATGGCGTTGGCCGCCCCGCACGACATGGCCAGCCCGGCCATCGTGACGATGCTCAGCCCCAGCGGCGGCGGGCCGCCGGCTGCCACCCACATGGCCGCGAAGCCGGTGATCAGCAGCAGGATGACGATGCGCGGCTTGGTGAGCAGCAGGTAATCACGCAGGACCTGCGCGACCTGGCGCCGGTCCGGTACCGCAGCGAACAAAACCGCCACCCCCTGGTTTCTGCAATCGTTGCAATCATGGCACGATTACGCCGTGGGCGGAGGGATTTGACGCGGCCCGGGCAGAATCCTGCCGTACGCAATAAAAATATTGTCTATCTTGCAAAACCAGTCCCGGGTTGGAGGAATTCTCTGAGTTTGTGGATAATAGATGCGCCCTGTGGAGCCTATGTGTCTCGGAAGGAGGGCCCGTATGGTCCATGGAGCAGCCATCCCGCGCGGCGTTCGCCTCGGCCTGGTGCTCTCCACCAGCCTGGTTGTCCTGTCGCTCGCCGGCCTGCTGGCGCTGCGGTGGTCGATGAGCCGGCCGGCGCTGCCGGTCTTCGGCCAGGTGCCCGCCTTTCAGATGGTGGACCAGGACGGCCGGCCGGTCACGGAATCCGACCTGAGGGGGCGCATCCACCTGGTCGGCTTCATCTATACGTCCTGCCCCGACATCTGCCCGGCCATCACGGCGCAGATGGCAGGAATGCAGGCGGAGCTGGCCAGGGCCGGGCTGAGCGAAAGGGTTCACCTCCTCTCCATCACCGTCGACCCGGAGTACGACACGCCCGAGCGGCTGGCGGCCTACGCCGGGGTCTACGGCGCGGATACCCGCACGTGGCGGTTTCTGACCGGACGGCCGAACCACGTGCGCTCGGTGGTGGAGAAGGGCTTCCTCGTAGGGATGGAACAGGTGCCCACCTCGGAGCGGGTCCACGCCGGCCACCGTCATGCGGACGCCGGCGCCGGTGGGCACAGCGAGCATGGTGAACGGGAGGCGGCACCCGACTACCGGGTGGAGCACGGCGGCCGGCTGGCCCTGGTGGACGCCGAGGGGCGGATCCGGGCGTACCACGACGGCAATCTGCTGAACCCCGACGACGTGATGGCGCAGATCCGCCTCCTGCTGGCCGGGAGGTGAGGCCATGCTGGGACCCATGGCCCGGGCGGCGTGGGACGGGTTCCGCCTCCGCTGCCCGGCCTGCCGCAGGGGCTCGATGGCCCGGGGCGCCCTCGGGATGGCCGACCGCTGCCCCGCCTGCGGGGCGCCGTTCGAGCCCGAGGAGGGCGACTTCATCGGGGCCATGCTGGTGGCTTACAGCGTCACCGCGGTCCTGGTGGTCGCCGGCGTCTACCTCAGCGCGGCCCTGACCCGCCTCGGCGCCCGGGAGCAGCTGCTGCTCTGGTGCACGTTCGGGGCGGCCTTCCTGGTGGGTACCTACCGCAACATGAAGGGCGCGTGGGTAGGGATTCTCTACGCCATGACGGGGCTGCGACGGGGTGGGCGCTAGCTCCGGACCACGCCGGCACCCCGGCCCTGGATTGCGCCACGGCGGATTGCCCGCCGGCCACATTTCCTACATCGCGCCGGAGAATTCCGGGTTGTCAGACTAGTACTTTTGTACTACGCTGAGGGTGGCACCTACTGTTATCACCCTATGTCGACATACAACCCTAGTCGTATGTGGGGGGCGAGTTACTGGTGGGTATGCGAACGAGGTTGGGCGGCGCCGTGCGCGCGGCGCTGCTCCCGCTGGTGGGCGCGCTGCTGGCGGGGTGCAGCACACTGCCGCAGACGCCCCTGGACCCGAAGGGCCCAGTCGCGCAGACGCAGACCGGGCTCCTGCTCTACACCCTGTACGTCGCGGTGGGCATCGGCGTCGGCGTGACGGCCGCGCTGCTCTACGTGGTCTTCCGGTTCCGGGCACGGCCGGGACAGGTCGGCGTGCCCCTGCAGATCCGCGGCAACCACACCCTGGAAATCATCTGGACCATCATCCCGATCCTCATCCTGATCTCCGTCGCGTTCCCCACGGTGGAAGCCGCCATCTCCACCTCCGCCCCGCCGTCCGGGGCCCTCACCGTGCGGGCGACCGGCTACCGCTGGTGGTTCGCCTTCGAGTACCCCGAGCTGGGCATCGTCACCGCCAACGAGCTCCGCATCCCGGCCGGGCGGCCCGTGCGGCTTGAGATCACGTCCAACGACGTCATCCACTCCTTCTGGGTGCCCAAGCTGGCCGGCAAGACCGACATGATCCCCGGCCGCATTAACGTCACCTGGATGCAGGCCGACGAGCCGGACGTCTACCTGGGCCAGTGCGCCGAGTTCTGCGGCGACTCCCACGCCAACATGCGCTTCCGGGTGGTCGCCATGTCGCAGGCCGACTTCGACGCCTGGGTAACGCACCGGCAGGCCATGAAACAGGGGCCGGGGCAGCTGGCCGAGGCCGCGGCGGCGGGCAAGGCGCTGTTCGAGTCGCCGGCGCCCGGCGGGAACTGCCTCTCCTGCCACACCGTGGACGGCACCCCCGCGCAGGGGAAGGTCGGCCCCAACCTGACGGACGTCGGCCAGCGCTCCACCATCGCCGCCGGCATCCTGGAGAACGACTACGAAAGCCTCAAGGCCTGGGTGAAGAACCCCACAGACTTCAAGCCCGGCACGACCATGCCGTCGCACGCCCGGCTCTCCGAGAAAGACCTCGACGCGATCGTACAGTACCTGCAGAGCCTGAAGTGACGGCGCAATCCCGCATGAAACGGAGGTTCTGACCGCATGGCGACCGCTGCGAAGACGCTGGGGATCCTCCCCCGCCCCACGGCCGCGACGGGCTTCTGGTCGTGGGTGGCGACGGTGGACCACAAGCGGATCGGCATCCTGTACGGCGTAACGGCGTTCTTCTTCTTCCTGGTGGGCGGCATCGAGGCCTGGCTCATGCGCCTGCAGCTGGCGCGGCCCGGCCTGGAACTGGTGACGGCCAAGACCTTCAACGCCCTCTTCACCATGCACGCCACCACCATGATCTTCCTCGGGGTCATGCCGCTGCTGGCCGCCTTCATGAACTACCTGCTGCCGCTGCTCATCGGCGCCCGCGACGTGGCCTTCCCCCGGCTGAACGCCTTCTCTTACTGGATCTACCTGTTCGGCGGCATCTTCATCAACGTCGGCTGGCTGATGGGCACCGCCGCGGGCCACGTGCCCGACTCCGGCTGGTTCGGCTACGCCAACCTGACCTCGGTGGAGTTCTCGGGCGGACTCGGCCCTGACTTCTGGACCCTCGGCCTCCTGCTGCTGGGCATCGGCACGCTGGTCTCGGGCTTCAACTTCATCGTGACGATCCTGAACATGCGGGCGCCCGGCATGAGCCTGATGAAGATGCCGATCTTCGTCTGGACGATCCTGGTGACCTCGGCCATCATCATCTTCGCCTTCCCGTCGGTGACGGTGGCGCTGATCATGCTGATGTTCGACCGGGCGTTCGCCGCCAACTTCTTCGAGGTGGCCGCCGGCGGCAGCGTGGTCTTCTACCAGCACCTGTTCTGGACGTTCGGCCACCCCGAGGTCTACATCCTCATCCTGCCGGCGATGGGCATCGTCTCCGAGGTGCTGCCCGTCCACGCCCGGAAGATGCTCTTCGGCTACTCCGTGATGGTCTTCTCCACCGCCCTGATCGGGTTCATGGGCTTCACCGTCTGGAGCCACCACATGTTCACCGTGGGCATGGGCCCGGTGGTCAACTCCATCTTCTCGCTGACCACCATGGCGATCGCGGTGCCGACGGGCGTGAAGATCTTCAACTGGCTCAGCACGATGTGGGGCGGCCAGATCCGCTTCACCACGGCGATGCTCTTCGCCATCGGCTTCATCGCCTGCTTCACCATCGGCGGGCTCTCGGGCTTCATGCACGCATCGGCCCCGTCCGACGCGCAGCAGCACGACACCTACTTCGTCGTGGCCCACATCCACTACGTGCTGATCGGCGGCTCGATCTTCGCCATCTTCAGCGGCATCTACCACTGGTTCCCGAAGGTCTTCGGCCGGCTGCTGGATGAGCGGCTCGGTCAGTGGAACTTCTGGCTGGTCTTCGCCGGGTTCCACACCTTCGCATTTCCCTTCCACTTCCTCGGGCTGCTGGGCATGCCCCGGCGCATCTACACCTACGCGCCGGGCCTGGGCTGGGAGTTCTGGAACCTGCTCTCCACCATCGGCGTCTTCGTGCTCGCCGCAGGCATCCTGGTCTTCATCGCCAACGTCGTGGTGACGATGCGCAAGCCCATGGACGCCCCGGCCGACCCCTGGGACGGCCGCACGCTGGAGTGGACCCTGCCCTCGCCGCCGCCGGTATACAACTTCGCGGTGGTGCCCCGGGTGCACCTGCGGGACGCCTTCTGGTTCCACAAGCACCCTGAGGGGAAGGAGCAGGCCCTGGAGTACGGCGAGCCCCATCCGGGTCCCATCCACCTGCCCGGCCAGTCGCTGATGCCGGTGCTCCTGGCGCTGGGGCCCACGGTGGCCGCCACGGGCGTGCTCTTCGTGCGCATGCGGGAGAGCTTCGCCGTGCCGGTGATCGTGGCGGGCTTCGTGATCGCCTTGCTGGCGCTCTGGGGCTGGGCCTTCGAGGGCGAGGGCGGCACCCTGATCGAACCGGGGGAGGGAAGCTGAGATGGCGCACCACGCGCACGAGACCAACACCGGCATCGACAACCGCAAGCTGGGCTTCTGGCTCTTCATCGCCTCGGAGTCGATCTTCTTCGCCTGCCTGCTGGTGGGCTACCTGGTCTACAAGGACGGCTACCAGCCGGGCGCCGGCCCCCGGGACCTGTTCAACATCGAGCTGACGACCGTCTCCACCTTCGTCCTGCTCATGTCGTCGCTGGCGATGGTGCTGGGCGTGAATGCTGCCCAGCGGAACCTGGGGCGCAAGGCGAGGCGCTGGGTCCTGGTCACCGCCCTGATGGGGCTCGCATTCCTCGGGTTCCAGGCCTACGAGTTCACCCACTTCTACCACGCGGGGCTCAGCCTCTCGTCCAGCGTCTTCGGCACGGCGTTCTACACCCTGACCGGCTTCCACGGCGCCCACGTGGCGGTGGGCGTGATCTGGCTGCTCACCCTGCTCTACCACGGCCGCGGGGCCGGGCTCACCGCCGACAAGGCCGACGACGTCGAGGTGGCGGGGCTCTACTGGCACTTCGTCGACATCGTCTGGATCGTGCTCTTCACCGTGCTCTACTTGCTCGAGTTCGTACAGTGAGGAGGTGAAGGCGTGAACACCGGTCTTCCCGCTGGCCGGCCGGCCCGGGTCACCCCTCTGCCACGGCCCCACCCCTCGGCCCGCACCTTCGTCACGGTGGGCGTCGTGCTGGCGTTCATCACGGCGGCCGAGTTCCTCATCCTGTACGTCCGGGGCATGTCCACGCTGGTGGTGACCGTCCTGGCCGCACTCTCCGCCGCCAAGTTCTTCCTGGTGGCCGGATACTTCATGCACCTGCGCTTCGATGCGCGCCTGCTGACGGCCATCTTCGCCGTCGGCGTCACCCTGGCGACCCTGATCACCGTCGCCGTGAGGATCATCAACAACTTCTAGACGACGGCGGGCGGGGCCCTGACGCCCCGCCCGCATCGCACTCTCCCGCAAGCTGCCGGCAACGGCCCGGGGGAG belongs to Symbiobacterium terraclitae and includes:
- the ctaD gene encoding cytochrome c oxidase subunit I, whose amino-acid sequence is MATAAKTLGILPRPTAATGFWSWVATVDHKRIGILYGVTAFFFFLVGGIEAWLMRLQLARPGLELVTAKTFNALFTMHATTMIFLGVMPLLAAFMNYLLPLLIGARDVAFPRLNAFSYWIYLFGGIFINVGWLMGTAAGHVPDSGWFGYANLTSVEFSGGLGPDFWTLGLLLLGIGTLVSGFNFIVTILNMRAPGMSLMKMPIFVWTILVTSAIIIFAFPSVTVALIMLMFDRAFAANFFEVAAGGSVVFYQHLFWTFGHPEVYILILPAMGIVSEVLPVHARKMLFGYSVMVFSTALIGFMGFTVWSHHMFTVGMGPVVNSIFSLTTMAIAVPTGVKIFNWLSTMWGGQIRFTTAMLFAIGFIACFTIGGLSGFMHASAPSDAQQHDTYFVVAHIHYVLIGGSIFAIFSGIYHWFPKVFGRLLDERLGQWNFWLVFAGFHTFAFPFHFLGLLGMPRRIYTYAPGLGWEFWNLLSTIGVFVLAAGILVFIANVVVTMRKPMDAPADPWDGRTLEWTLPSPPPVYNFAVVPRVHLRDAFWFHKHPEGKEQALEYGEPHPGPIHLPGQSLMPVLLALGPTVAATGVLFVRMRESFAVPVIVAGFVIALLALWGWAFEGEGGTLIEPGEGS
- a CDS encoding cytochrome (ubi)quinol oxidase subunit III — its product is MAHHAHETNTGIDNRKLGFWLFIASESIFFACLLVGYLVYKDGYQPGAGPRDLFNIELTTVSTFVLLMSSLAMVLGVNAAQRNLGRKARRWVLVTALMGLAFLGFQAYEFTHFYHAGLSLSSSVFGTAFYTLTGFHGAHVAVGVIWLLTLLYHGRGAGLTADKADDVEVAGLYWHFVDIVWIVLFTVLYLLEFVQ
- a CDS encoding cytochrome C oxidase subunit IV family protein; amino-acid sequence: MNTGLPAGRPARVTPLPRPHPSARTFVTVGVVLAFITAAEFLILYVRGMSTLVVTVLAALSAAKFFLVAGYFMHLRFDARLLTAIFAVGVTLATLITVAVRIINNF